The following are from one region of the Chloracidobacterium sp. genome:
- a CDS encoding type II toxin-antitoxin system death-on-curing family toxin, giving the protein MKWLRLDAVLAIHQRQIAEHGGGGGVRDLGLLESVVARPQNIHTYEPEADIARLAAAYGFGIAKNHPFVDGNKRTSLVATRTFLLLNGYQFNATQVEKYLTFLSLAEGTLSEDELAQWLRERIAQ; this is encoded by the coding sequence ATGAAATGGCTCCGACTCGATGCCGTTCTCGCTATTCACCAACGCCAGATCGCAGAACACGGCGGCGGCGGCGGCGTCCGCGATCTCGGGCTCCTGGAATCTGTCGTCGCACGACCGCAAAACATCCACACCTACGAACCCGAGGCCGACATCGCCAGGCTCGCTGCGGCTTACGGTTTCGGGATCGCGAAAAATCATCCGTTCGTTGACGGCAACAAGCGAACGTCGCTGGTCGCGACACGCACCTTCTTATTGCTAAATGGCTATCAATTTAACGCGACCCAGGTCGAGAAATACCTGACCTTCCTCTCTCTCGCCGAAGGAACCCTCTCCGAAGACGAACTGGCCCAATGGCTCCGCGAAAGGATCGCTCAATAG
- a CDS encoding AbrB/MazE/SpoVT family DNA-binding domain-containing protein, protein MLSVTTVGNSIGVVLPRHVLERLRVDKGDKLFVLETPAGIELTPYDPEFAEQMAIAERVMREDRDVLRKLAER, encoded by the coding sequence ATGCTAAGTGTTACCACGGTTGGAAATTCAATTGGCGTCGTCTTGCCACGACACGTCCTCGAGCGCCTACGGGTTGATAAAGGTGACAAACTATTTGTGCTGGAAACGCCAGCTGGTATAGAGTTGACTCCCTATGACCCAGAATTCGCCGAGCAGATGGCGATTGCCGAACGGGTTATGCGTGAAGATCGCGACGTTCTTCGCAAACTGGCTGAACGATGA
- a CDS encoding radical SAM protein, whose amino-acid sequence MRPVKHLEKGLTYIAAGAFNAIRSVNQFKPNPSFTPKWADKPILKSWQKSKPTLGFPRQTDSLCPNCVIEAREEILSGSRDVSTLINENVGEIKAQIIERDGQVWMIKDCPKHGHFEDMMAMDSKFLQHIESLFPGRDMQSHNDEKLHNHGSSTIKYGRGAVLTVDLTNRCNMMCDPCFMDANQVGFVHELSMEDVKEILDNAIQIKPRRQMSVQYSGGEPTLSPYFLDAVRYARKVGYNSVQAATNGIEFAKSKEFCREAAEAGLRFVYLQFDGIGNDANSHRQIGNLFDVKLRAINNLHEAGVDIILVTTLVNGINNDQVGSIIRFALENPKKISFIAFQPVSFTGRDELITEQRRLQQRYTLAHLAHDVKGQVGITEPTRDWFPLSLMGAFADFADVVHGPESEWGQVSCGCHPNCGVGTAVMVNKETKEMAPVPQFLNIQGLVTDMQHITDTNRGKWFSNIMMGLALLKNYNPYGAPNSLTLKGILMKFDKSFGLSGKDYGKVGPDRTIEDIEKRRKDPWNFLFIAGMWFQDLFNYDFRRTEMCIIPYGTQEGEISFCAYNTGIGWRNIIEHMHQNATVAQWYKEHGRHEVFARGKEVELGDASHNLVLNEIDLQRPNKPEMEGPKTAAEEMQMMRKLYQQMVMDKNQIKAEPLVQIGGIKREKKENAKEMAVAE is encoded by the coding sequence ATGAGACCTGTTAAACACCTTGAGAAAGGCCTTACATACATTGCGGCCGGGGCTTTCAATGCCATACGTTCGGTCAATCAGTTCAAACCTAATCCATCGTTCACACCGAAATGGGCAGATAAGCCGATCCTAAAGTCGTGGCAGAAATCCAAGCCGACGCTTGGCTTCCCGCGGCAGACCGATTCGCTTTGCCCGAATTGCGTTATCGAGGCCCGCGAAGAGATCCTTAGCGGTTCGCGCGACGTATCGACATTGATCAATGAGAACGTGGGCGAGATCAAGGCCCAGATCATTGAGCGAGACGGCCAGGTTTGGATGATCAAGGACTGCCCGAAGCACGGCCACTTCGAAGACATGATGGCGATGGATTCCAAGTTCCTTCAGCACATCGAATCGCTCTTTCCGGGCCGCGACATGCAGTCGCACAATGACGAGAAGCTCCATAACCACGGTTCATCGACGATCAAATACGGCCGCGGTGCCGTTTTGACGGTCGACTTGACCAACCGCTGCAACATGATGTGCGATCCGTGCTTCATGGACGCCAATCAGGTCGGGTTCGTTCACGAACTCTCAATGGAAGACGTCAAAGAGATCCTCGACAACGCCATCCAGATCAAACCGCGTCGTCAGATGTCGGTCCAGTATTCGGGCGGCGAACCGACGCTCTCGCCTTACTTTCTTGATGCGGTCCGCTATGCACGAAAGGTCGGATACAATTCGGTGCAGGCCGCGACCAATGGAATCGAGTTCGCTAAATCGAAAGAGTTTTGCCGTGAGGCGGCCGAAGCCGGACTTCGTTTCGTTTACCTGCAGTTCGACGGCATCGGCAACGATGCAAACTCGCACCGCCAGATCGGCAACCTTTTTGACGTAAAGCTGCGTGCGATCAACAACCTGCACGAAGCCGGCGTTGACATCATCCTGGTTACCACGCTCGTCAACGGCATCAACAACGACCAGGTCGGATCGATCATCCGGTTCGCGCTTGAGAATCCCAAAAAGATCTCGTTCATCGCGTTCCAGCCCGTATCATTTACCGGCCGCGACGAACTGATCACCGAACAGCGTCGCCTGCAGCAGCGTTATACGCTTGCTCACCTTGCTCACGATGTAAAAGGCCAGGTCGGCATCACCGAACCGACGCGCGATTGGTTCCCGCTTTCCTTGATGGGAGCATTCGCCGATTTTGCTGACGTGGTCCACGGGCCCGAGAGCGAATGGGGACAGGTCAGCTGCGGCTGCCACCCGAACTGCGGCGTCGGAACTGCGGTGATGGTCAACAAGGAAACAAAAGAGATGGCGCCGGTCCCGCAGTTCCTGAACATTCAGGGCCTCGTGACCGACATGCAGCACATCACCGACACGAACCGCGGAAAGTGGTTCTCTAATATAATGATGGGCCTCGCCCTTTTGAAGAACTACAACCCATACGGCGCGCCGAACAGCCTTACGCTGAAGGGCATCCTGATGAAGTTCGACAAATCCTTCGGCCTTTCGGGCAAGGATTACGGAAAGGTCGGCCCCGACCGCACGATCGAGGATATCGAGAAACGCCGTAAAGACCCGTGGAACTTCCTCTTTATTGCAGGCATGTGGTTCCAGGATCTGTTCAACTACGATTTCCGCCGGACCGAGATGTGCATCATCCCGTACGGTACGCAGGAAGGCGAGATCAGTTTCTGTGCATACAACACCGGCATCGGCTGGCGCAACATCATCGAGCACATGCACCAGAACGCGACCGTTGCTCAGTGGTACAAAGAGCACGGCCGCCACGAGGTCTTTGCTCGCGGTAAAGAGGTCGAGCTCGGCGATGCATCGCACAACCTCGTTCTCAACGAGATCGATCTTCAGCGTCCGAACAAGCCTGAAATGGAAGGCCCGAAGACCGCTGCCGAGGAAATGCAGATGATGCGTAAGCTCTATCAGCAGATGGTCATGGACAAGAACCAGATCAAGGCCGAACCCCTCGTCCAGATCGGCGGCATCAAACGCGAAAAGAAAGAGAACGCCAAAGAAATGGCCGTGGCTGAGTAA
- a CDS encoding phosphoglucomutase/phosphomannomutase family protein, whose amino-acid sequence MSIRFGTSGWRAVIADEFTFSNVKRVTNAICSYLKTEKDESGQILILGHDSRFMGEKFASAAAAIAAEKGFRVLKCTGPTPTPTISHSIRDQKAAGAMNFTASHNPPEYQGIKFSTADGAPAMPEITKQIEAGIESNIEAANATGGSIEDFDPRPAYLADLAAKINFAAIADANGRFAYDALWGTGRGYLDKILRDHGLEVETIHDWRDVTFGGRSPEPAEDHLDELREAVTSKKLTLGIATDGDGDRFGIIDSNGAFITANELVALLTDYLAESRGWTQGVARSVATSHLVDRVAAKRGIKLYETPVGFKFIGELINRDEIILGGEESAGLSIRGHYPEKDGLLACLLAAEAVSVRKASLTEQLDVLYKEVGKLESGRIGVKLTDEVAASLKERLAQEPAEIGGRRVEKINRMDGVKFIFADQSWMLMRPSGTEPLVRIYAESESRKDLEDLLEQGRKYLLG is encoded by the coding sequence ATGAGCATACGCTTCGGGACGTCGGGTTGGAGAGCCGTAATAGCCGACGAATTCACGTTCTCGAACGTAAAGCGGGTTACGAATGCGATCTGCAGTTATTTGAAAACCGAAAAAGACGAAAGCGGACAGATCTTGATCTTAGGGCATGATTCGCGGTTCATGGGCGAGAAATTTGCTTCGGCTGCGGCCGCGATCGCGGCAGAAAAGGGCTTTCGGGTGTTGAAATGCACCGGCCCGACGCCGACACCAACGATCTCACATTCGATCCGTGATCAAAAGGCTGCCGGAGCGATGAACTTCACCGCTTCGCACAATCCGCCGGAATATCAGGGCATAAAGTTCTCGACGGCCGACGGTGCACCGGCTATGCCCGAGATCACAAAGCAGATCGAGGCCGGAATCGAGAGCAATATCGAGGCGGCAAACGCGACAGGCGGCTCGATCGAGGACTTTGATCCGCGGCCGGCGTATCTCGCCGATCTTGCCGCAAAGATCAACTTCGCGGCGATCGCAGATGCAAATGGCCGGTTCGCATACGATGCACTTTGGGGTACAGGCCGCGGTTATTTGGATAAGATCCTCCGTGACCATGGGCTCGAGGTCGAAACGATCCACGATTGGCGCGACGTCACGTTCGGCGGCAGGTCGCCGGAACCGGCGGAAGATCATCTCGACGAACTGCGTGAGGCCGTCACGTCAAAGAAGCTCACGCTCGGGATCGCGACCGACGGCGACGGTGACAGGTTTGGGATCATTGACAGCAACGGAGCATTTATCACCGCGAACGAGCTCGTCGCATTATTGACAGATTATTTGGCGGAGAGCCGCGGATGGACGCAAGGCGTTGCCCGCAGCGTGGCGACCTCGCATCTGGTCGACAGGGTTGCCGCAAAGCGCGGCATTAAGCTTTATGAAACGCCGGTCGGGTTCAAGTTCATCGGCGAATTGATAAATCGGGACGAGATAATCCTCGGCGGCGAAGAATCGGCAGGATTATCGATACGCGGCCATTACCCTGAAAAGGATGGCCTGCTCGCATGTCTTTTAGCGGCTGAGGCGGTCTCAGTAAGAAAAGCCTCGCTGACCGAGCAGCTCGACGTGCTTTATAAAGAGGTCGGGAAGCTCGAATCGGGCAGGATCGGCGTAAAGCTGACCGATGAGGTTGCGGCAAGTTTGAAAGAAAGGCTCGCTCAAGAGCCGGCAGAGATCGGCGGGCGGCGGGTTGAAAAGATAAATCGGATGGACGGCGTGAAATTCATTTTCGCCGACCAGAGCTGGATGCTGATGCGTCCATCGGGTACGGAACCTCTCGTCCGGATCTATGCCGAAAGCGAGAGCCGAAAAGACCTTGAAGACCTGCTCGAGCAGGGACGCAAATATTTACTTGGTTAG
- a CDS encoding septum formation initiator family protein, whose protein sequence is MRSRAKITVNRKAAKKKKTLMPRWVPYAAAITLTAMIVLTVNYRAFTEFSRERAQNTQLQEEALNLTDENIALQEEIHYLKTDPKRIEREARKFGLRPRQEKISAPAK, encoded by the coding sequence ATGCGATCGCGAGCAAAGATCACAGTAAACCGTAAAGCGGCAAAAAAGAAGAAGACGCTGATGCCGCGTTGGGTTCCGTATGCAGCGGCGATAACGCTGACGGCAATGATCGTGCTGACCGTGAATTATCGTGCGTTTACCGAATTCAGCCGCGAGCGGGCGCAGAATACGCAATTGCAGGAAGAAGCACTCAACCTGACGGACGAGAATATCGCTCTGCAGGAAGAGATACATTATTTGAAAACAGATCCGAAGCGCATCGAGCGCGAGGCCCGCAAGTTCGGGCTTCGGCCTCGACAGGAGAAAATTTCCGCGCCGGCAAAATAG
- a CDS encoding 30S ribosomal protein S21: MAYISVNNNESIESALRRFKRKVISEEIIKDLKKHAHFIPPGQKAKLKSVNARKRNRRRFRQQRPMNSSPRPGGFGQGR, translated from the coding sequence ATGGCATATATTTCAGTAAACAACAACGAATCGATCGAGAGCGCACTTCGAAGGTTCAAGCGAAAGGTTATCAGCGAAGAGATCATCAAAGATCTCAAAAAGCACGCTCACTTCATCCCGCCGGGACAGAAAGCAAAGCTGAAATCGGTAAATGCTCGCAAACGTAACCGTCGCCGGTTCCGTCAGCAGCGTCCGATGAATTCATCACCGCGTCCGGGTGGTTTCGGTCAGGGACGCTAG
- the surE gene encoding 5'/3'-nucleotidase SurE gives MSPQRPRILITNDDGIHSDGIAALESALGEIGDIYVVAPESEMSGAAHSLTLARPLRIRQIDERHWTVDGTPTDCVTLAINQILAPDIRPTICASGINHGANLGDDATYSGTVAGALEATILGVPGLAFSLVANRSHDFSESVKIARQVTERALREGIPDGTLLNVNIPKGSPKGLKVTKQGFKTARPVISEHIDPRGKLYYWIGEVREGFRAEGGTDFEAVDEGYVSITPMRSDLTSHSALELIRSWEN, from the coding sequence ATGAGCCCGCAAAGACCCCGCATTTTGATAACGAACGACGACGGCATCCATTCTGATGGGATAGCCGCCCTCGAATCGGCGCTCGGCGAGATCGGTGACATCTATGTGGTCGCCCCGGAATCTGAAATGAGCGGAGCGGCACACAGTCTGACATTGGCCCGCCCGCTGAGGATCAGACAGATCGACGAACGCCACTGGACCGTCGACGGAACGCCGACCGATTGCGTTACGCTCGCAATTAACCAGATCCTCGCGCCCGATATCCGCCCGACGATCTGTGCTTCCGGCATAAACCATGGCGCCAATCTCGGCGATGACGCAACGTATTCGGGAACGGTCGCCGGCGCTCTAGAAGCGACGATCCTCGGCGTTCCCGGCCTCGCGTTCAGTCTCGTGGCCAATCGCAGCCACGACTTTTCGGAATCGGTGAAGATCGCAAGGCAGGTCACCGAACGCGCGCTTCGCGAAGGCATCCCCGACGGCACTCTTCTGAACGTGAATATCCCGAAAGGCTCACCGAAGGGGCTGAAGGTAACGAAGCAGGGATTTAAGACCGCGCGGCCCGTGATCAGCGAGCATATCGATCCGCGGGGCAAATTGTATTATTGGATCGGCGAAGTACGCGAAGGGTTTCGTGCCGAAGGCGGAACCGATTTCGAGGCCGTCGATGAAGGATACGTTTCGATAACGCCGATGCGAAGCGACCTTACGAGCCATTCGGCGCTTGAATTGATAAGGAGCTGGGAAAACTAA
- a CDS encoding protein-L-isoaspartate(D-aspartate) O-methyltransferase: MVEHLRSHYKIADERVLAAMESVPRHRFVPEALRTQAYKDNALPIAGGQTISQPYIVARMTELLGLKGTERVLEIGGGSGYQTAVLSALAKRVYTIERLSVLAAELKKKVVEFGLRNVSVRCDDGTAGWKVYAPFDAILVAAGGPEIPEPLLEQLEIGGRLVIPVGETQKSQMLIRVTRTANGYEKENCGPCAFVPLIGQHGWERSFGRD; the protein is encoded by the coding sequence ATGGTCGAGCATTTGCGATCGCATTACAAGATCGCCGATGAAAGGGTCCTCGCGGCAATGGAAAGCGTTCCGCGCCACCGATTCGTTCCGGAGGCGTTGAGGACGCAAGCTTATAAGGACAACGCCCTGCCGATCGCCGGCGGACAGACGATCTCGCAGCCGTACATCGTTGCAAGGATGACCGAACTTCTTGGGCTTAAGGGAACGGAACGCGTGCTCGAGATCGGCGGAGGCTCGGGCTATCAGACAGCGGTCCTCTCGGCACTCGCAAAACGCGTCTACACGATAGAGCGCCTAAGCGTACTGGCGGCTGAATTGAAGAAGAAGGTCGTCGAGTTCGGCCTCAGGAACGTATCGGTAAGGTGTGACGACGGCACAGCCGGCTGGAAGGTCTACGCACCATTCGACGCGATCCTGGTTGCTGCCGGCGGGCCCGAGATCCCGGAACCGCTCCTTGAACAATTGGAGATCGGCGGCAGGCTGGTAATTCCGGTCGGCGAGACGCAAAAGTCGCAAATGCTGATACGCGTGACACGTACGGCGAATGGATACGAAAAGGAAAACTGCGGGCCTTGCGCGTTTGTTCCGCTGATAGGTCAGCACGGGTGGGAGAGAAGTTTTGGTCGCGACTGA
- a CDS encoding DedA family protein, producing MRRLKAWVEGYAEKPHAEWALFVIAFVESSFFPIPPDVLLIAMAVITPKKAFRFALICTVGSVLGGIFGYFIGWAFFETIGQPILQFYGAMGHYETVRVLYNEHAFWAILSAAFTPIPYKVFTIAAGTFEISLTTMIAASIIGRAGRFFLVSSLFYFFGAPIKKFIDKYFEILTIVFLVLLVGGFVLIRVFLR from the coding sequence TTGCGGCGATTGAAGGCATGGGTCGAGGGGTATGCCGAAAAACCGCACGCCGAATGGGCATTGTTTGTCATCGCTTTCGTCGAATCGTCTTTTTTTCCGATCCCGCCGGACGTTCTCCTGATCGCGATGGCCGTGATCACGCCGAAAAAGGCATTCCGTTTCGCGCTGATATGTACCGTAGGGTCGGTATTGGGTGGTATTTTTGGGTATTTCATAGGCTGGGCCTTTTTTGAGACCATCGGGCAGCCGATACTCCAGTTTTACGGTGCGATGGGTCATTACGAGACTGTTCGCGTCCTTTACAACGAACATGCGTTTTGGGCTATCCTCTCAGCCGCATTTACGCCGATCCCGTACAAAGTATTCACAATTGCAGCCGGGACCTTCGAAATCTCGTTAACGACAATGATCGCGGCTTCGATAATAGGGCGCGCCGGTCGTTTCTTCCTGGTTTCCTCGCTCTTTTATTTCTTCGGTGCTCCGATCAAGAAGTTCATCGACAAGTATTTTGAGATCCTCACGATCGTGTTCCTCGTCCTATTGGTCGGCGGATTCGTGCTGATCAGAGTTTTCTTAAGATGA
- a CDS encoding GNAT family N-acetyltransferase codes for MTNSLSNLSIRRAGVDDARLLAIIGTVSFYEAYFEQDTPIDIANYLCDNFSVEQMTAELNDPNAAFFIALQNEKAVGYAKLLSNAKAEGVSGSRPIELKRIYLVERVWGSGIGEALLSRCEDFGRSSGHDTIWLGVWQENQRGQRFYAKHGFSKVGTITFPYGDSVGINDVMEKEL; via the coding sequence GTGACCAATTCCCTTTCAAACCTTTCGATCAGAAGAGCGGGCGTCGATGATGCCCGTCTCCTCGCCATAATCGGGACGGTTTCTTTCTACGAAGCGTATTTCGAGCAGGACACGCCGATCGATATAGCAAATTATCTTTGCGACAATTTCAGCGTCGAGCAAATGACCGCCGAACTCAATGATCCGAACGCTGCATTCTTTATCGCACTCCAAAACGAAAAAGCCGTTGGCTACGCAAAGCTGCTTTCGAACGCGAAAGCGGAAGGCGTCAGCGGCAGCCGTCCGATCGAATTGAAGCGAATCTACCTCGTCGAACGCGTTTGGGGATCCGGGATCGGCGAAGCACTGCTTTCCCGTTGCGAAGATTTTGGCCGCTCGTCCGGGCATGACACGATCTGGCTCGGCGTTTGGCAGGAAAACCAGCGAGGTCAACGGTTCTACGCAAAGCACGGATTTTCAAAGGTCGGCACGATCACCTTCCCTTACGGCGATTCCGTCGGCATTAACGACGTGATGGAAAAGGAGCTTTAG
- the queD gene encoding 6-carboxytetrahydropterin synthase QueD gives MAGFYEVMIERDFSSAHQLRGYKGKCENLHGHNYKVEIYARGDELNNIGLLIDFGDLKKAADEIVAYLDHRNLNELPPFDEELNPSAENIARYFVEYLNSRVGDKRVNVYKVRCFETPTSIATYQID, from the coding sequence ATGGCAGGCTTCTATGAAGTAATGATCGAACGTGATTTCTCGTCCGCGCATCAGTTGCGCGGGTACAAAGGGAAATGCGAGAACCTTCATGGCCACAACTACAAGGTCGAGATCTACGCTCGCGGCGACGAATTGAACAACATCGGCCTGCTGATCGATTTTGGCGACCTGAAAAAGGCCGCCGATGAGATCGTTGCATACCTTGACCATCGTAATCTGAACGAACTTCCGCCTTTTGACGAAGAACTGAATCCTTCGGCCGAAAACATTGCCCGGTACTTCGTCGAATATCTGAATTCGCGGGTCGGCGACAAGCGTGTGAATGTTTACAAGGTGCGTTGTTTCGAGACGCCGACGAGCATTGCGACCTATCAGATCGACTAA
- a CDS encoding ATP-dependent DNA helicase produces the protein MEDDLIEKVFGTDGLVSRFHDKYEYREGQVKMAAAIATAFTDKKHLMVEAGTGTGKTLAYLIPAIAAIIRDKKRIIISTGTKNLQEQLMEKDIPFLQKILPNKFTAAYMKGRSNYACLYRIKKAENQPVLDGLEQMDHFRAISRWVNETATGDRRELVDLPEELSFWNRINARADICIGQKCPEFEPCFITRMRSRADAADLIVVNHHLFFADLNVRGNQFGRVIPDYSAVIFDEAHLIEDIASDYFGFQVSNFQIDELVRDIDGLPITDAVSTRELTRLSARIIGLADQFWIRFTQARTDGRYPLLPDVFTHRTSSGESKPTPLGEAHFALDTAVKDLETALDAFAETLPEAESLLRRARQARFDLEFVVSQSERNYVYWLERRGKGIFLRASPVDVSELLREKLFEKVDTCILTSATLSSNGSFNFIRERLGLDSSKTTGMVAPTSFDYEKQAILYLPKAMPDPRSPEFTQMAAGEIIKILEVTQGHAFVLCTSNQSMNALFELVSSRVNFPCLVQGSMSRAGLLDRFRETPNAVLFATAGFWQGVDVQGEQLSCVIIDKLPFAVPTDPIVAARSRFIEDNGGRAFFEYSVPQAVISLKQGIGRLIRSRTDRGVIAILDPRLRTKGYGRDFLQSLPRMRITSELSDARRLFEGSGEGVII, from the coding sequence ATGGAAGACGATCTGATCGAAAAGGTTTTTGGCACGGACGGCCTCGTCTCGCGTTTTCACGACAAATACGAGTACCGCGAGGGCCAGGTGAAAATGGCTGCCGCTATCGCGACCGCCTTCACCGACAAAAAGCACCTTATGGTCGAAGCCGGCACAGGGACCGGTAAAACGCTCGCCTACCTGATACCTGCCATCGCTGCGATCATTCGTGACAAGAAACGAATAATAATCTCGACCGGCACCAAAAATCTGCAGGAACAGCTGATGGAAAAGGACATCCCGTTCCTGCAAAAGATCTTGCCTAACAAATTCACTGCGGCATACATGAAGGGCCGTTCGAACTACGCCTGCCTATACCGTATCAAGAAAGCCGAGAATCAGCCCGTACTCGACGGGCTCGAACAGATGGATCACTTTCGCGCGATCAGCCGCTGGGTCAATGAGACCGCGACGGGCGACCGGCGTGAACTCGTAGATCTGCCCGAGGAGCTCTCATTTTGGAACCGCATAAACGCACGTGCCGATATCTGTATAGGCCAAAAATGCCCCGAGTTCGAGCCTTGCTTCATAACCCGGATGCGAAGCCGCGCAGACGCCGCCGATCTGATCGTCGTCAACCATCACCTTTTTTTTGCCGACCTGAACGTACGGGGCAATCAGTTTGGGCGAGTGATACCTGATTATTCTGCGGTGATCTTCGATGAGGCGCATTTGATCGAGGATATTGCGTCGGACTATTTCGGATTTCAGGTCTCGAATTTTCAGATCGACGAACTCGTTCGCGACATCGATGGACTTCCGATAACGGATGCGGTCTCGACGCGGGAATTGACACGCCTTTCAGCACGCATCATCGGGCTGGCCGATCAATTTTGGATAAGATTTACGCAGGCCCGAACCGACGGCCGCTATCCGCTGCTTCCCGATGTATTCACCCATCGGACATCAAGCGGCGAATCTAAACCGACGCCGCTTGGCGAGGCTCATTTTGCGCTCGATACGGCGGTCAAAGACCTCGAAACTGCGCTCGATGCCTTTGCCGAAACGCTGCCCGAGGCAGAAAGCCTTTTGCGCCGCGCCCGACAGGCACGTTTTGACCTCGAATTCGTTGTGTCGCAGTCCGAACGAAATTACGTCTATTGGCTCGAGCGGCGCGGCAAGGGCATCTTCCTGCGGGCTTCGCCGGTGGACGTTTCCGAACTGCTCCGCGAGAAGCTTTTCGAAAAGGTCGATACCTGCATCCTCACTTCGGCCACGCTCTCAAGCAATGGGAGTTTCAACTTCATCCGCGAAAGGCTCGGGCTTGATTCCTCAAAGACGACAGGAATGGTCGCGCCGACCTCGTTCGATTATGAAAAGCAGGCGATCCTCTATTTGCCAAAGGCGATGCCCGATCCTAGGTCGCCGGAATTTACGCAAATGGCCGCGGGCGAGATCATAAAGATCCTCGAGGTGACACAAGGTCATGCGTTCGTGCTCTGCACCAGCAACCAGTCAATGAACGCACTTTTCGAATTGGTCTCTTCACGCGTTAATTTTCCGTGCCTTGTACAAGGATCGATGTCGCGTGCGGGCCTGCTCGACCGGTTTCGTGAAACGCCGAATGCCGTGCTCTTTGCGACCGCTGGTTTCTGGCAGGGTGTCGATGTTCAGGGCGAACAGCTTTCGTGTGTGATCATCGACAAATTGCCGTTCGCTGTTCCGACCGATCCGATCGTGGCGGCACGCTCTCGATTCATCGAGGATAATGGCGGACGTGCGTTCTTCGAATACAGCGTTCCGCAAGCCGTCATCTCGCTCAAGCAGGGGATCGGCCGGTTGATTCGCAGCCGGACCGACCGCGGCGTCATCGCGATCCTCGACCCGAGGCTTCGGACAAAGGGCTACGGACGCGACTTCCTCCAAAGCCTGCCGCGAATGCGCATCACGAGCGAACTTTCAGATGCAAGGCGGCTTTTTGAGGGTAGTGGTGAGGGTGTTATCATTTAG